A window of the Vigna angularis cultivar LongXiaoDou No.4 chromosome 3, ASM1680809v1, whole genome shotgun sequence genome harbors these coding sequences:
- the LOC108325118 gene encoding photosystem II reaction center W protein, chloroplastic produces MATISAATTTPSITCLVQKRPLGVSSSVLGLPTMGKVGRVRCSMEEKPSVKEASSSSMVMGASLMAATCAAVMSGPAMALVDERLSTEGTGLPFGLSNNLLGWILLGVFALVWALFFVYTSTLEEDEESGLSL; encoded by the exons ATGGCAACCATCTCCGCTGCTACCACCACCCCCTCGATCACATGTCTTGTGCAAAAGCGGCCTCTTGGGGTCTCATCTTCTGTTCTTG gATTGCCAACAATGGGTAAGGTGGGAAGAGTGAGGTGCTCCATGGAGGAAAAACCTTCTGTAAAGGAAGCAAGCAGCTCAAGCATGGTGATGGGAGCATCTTTGATGGCAGCCACCTGTGCTGCAGTCATGTCAGGCCCAGCCATGGCCTTGGTGGATGAGAGACTAAGCACTGAAGGAACCGGGCTTCCCTTTGGGCTTAGCAACAACCTTCTTGGTTGGATCCTGTTGGGTGTCTTTGCTCTTGTATGGGCTCTCTTCTTTGTCTACACTTCAACTCTTGAGGAGGATGAAGAGTCGGGATTGTCCCTTTAA
- the LOC108326338 gene encoding glutathione reductase, chloroplastic isoform X2, whose product MATSLSFSPSLSLNTLFFNKTLPFPRSSLLRRPFSKSLIPIFTRRCTFAVRAQSQNGADAVAVHYDFDLFTIGAGSGGVRAARFAANNGASVAICELPFSTVASETTGGVGGTCVIRGCVPKKLLVYASKFSHEFEESHGFGWSYDSEPKHDWSSLIANKNAELQRLTGIYKNILNNAGVKLIEGHGKIIDAHTVDVNGKQYSAKHILVAAGGRPFIPDIPGKEYAIDSDIALDLPSQPGKIAIVGGGYIALEFAGIFNGLKSDVHLFIRKKKVLRGFDEEIRDFIGEQISLRGIEIHPEESPQAITKSADGSFTLKTNKGTMNGFSHIMFATGRRPNTKNIGLESAGVKLAKDGAIEVDEYSQTSVPSIWAVGDVTNRINLTPVALMEAGALVKTLFQDSPTKPDYRAVPAAVFSQPPIGQVGLTEEQALQQYGDIDIFTADFRPLKSTLSGLPDRVFMKVVVSAKTNEVLGLHMCGEDAPEIIQGFAIAIKAGLTKADFDATVGVHPSAAEEFVTMRTPTRRIRKSQSSEIFGTEGHYIY is encoded by the exons ATGGCAACTTCGCTCTCTTTTTCGCCATCGCTCTCTCTCAACACTCTCTTCTTCAACAAAACGCTTCCATTTCCTCGCTCTTCTTTACTCCGCCGCCCTTTCTCCAAATccctaattccaattttcacgcGCCGCTGCACCTTCGCCGTGCGCGCCCAATCTCAAAACGGAGCTGATGCTGTCGCCGTCCACTACGACTTTGACCTCTTCACCATCGGCGCAGGAAGCGGCGGCGTCCGAGCCGCTCGCTTCGCCGCGAATAACGGTGCTTCTGTTGCTATCTGCGAGCTCCCTTTCTCCACCGTCGCTTCCGAAACCACTGGAGGCGTCGGCGGAAC CTGTGTAATACGGGGATGCGTGCCAAAGAAGTTGCTTGTTTATGCATCAAAATTTTCTCATGAGTTTGAAGAAAGTCATGGTTTTGGCTGGAGTTATGACAGTGAGCCCAAGCATGATTGGAGTAGTTTGATAGCTAATAAAAATGCTGAGTTGCAGCGTCTTACTGGCATCTACAAGAATATCTTGAACAATGCTGGGGTCAAGCTGATCGAAGGGCATGGAAAG ATTATAGATGCTCACACGGTTGACGTTAATGGTAAGCAATATTCAGCCAAACACATTTTAGTTGCCGCTGGAGGTCGTCCCTTCATTCCTGATATTCCTGGGAAGGAATACGCAATAGATTCAGATATTGCCCTTGATTTACCATCACAACCTGGGAAAATAGCTATTGTTGGCGGTGGTTACATTGCCTTGGAGTTTGCTGGTATCTTCAATGGTTTGAAAAGCGACGTTCATCTCTTTATACGGAAAAAGAAGGTTCTGAGGGGATTTGATGAAGAG ATTAGAGATTTTATTGGAGAACAAATATCTCTGAGAGGTATTGAAATCCATCCTGAGGAGTCTCCCCAAGCTATTACGAAGTCAGCTGATGGTTCATTCACTTTAAAAACCAACAAAGGTACAATGAATGGTTTCTCACATATTATGTTTGCTACTGGACGAAGACCTAATACTAAG AACATAGGGCTGGAGTCTGCTGGTGTGAAACTAGCTAAAGATGGAGCAATAGAG GTTGATGAATACTCTCAAACATCAGTTCCTTCAATCTGGGCAGTTGGAGATGTTACAAACAGAATAAATCTGACCCCAGTTGCTTTGATGGAGGCAGGGGCATTAGTTAAAACACTGTTTCAGGATAGCCCAACAAAACCTGATTATAG AGCTGTTCCTGCCGCTGTATTTTCTCAACCACCAATTGGACAAGTTGGTCTTACTGAAGAACAG GCTTTACAACAGTATGGAGATATTGACATCTTCACTGCAGATTTTAGGCCACTGAAATCTACTCTCTCTGGGCTTCCTGACCGGGTGTTTATGAAAGTAGTAGTCTCTGCAAAAACAAATGAAGTTTTGGGTCTGCATATGTGTGGAGAAGATGCTCCTGAAATTATACAG GGGTTTGCAATTGCTATTAAAGCTGGCTTAACCAAGGCTGACTTTGATGCCACAGTAGGCGTTCACCCAAGTGCAGCTGAGGAATTTGTTACCATGAGGACTCCTACTAGGAGGATTCGAAAGAGTCAATCATCTGAG ATTTTTGGAACTGAAGGCCACtacatttattga
- the LOC108325354 gene encoding phospholipase A1-Igamma1, chloroplastic isoform X1 encodes MAMAGPSISNMFFPFPKTRQLTFPLPRSRFQTPLTRTQNSIKLATRENSSSSTVRDQEQEEATTHHTHNHNYKPKLEEHLKRLPEAWRQIQGEDDWAGLLEPMDPLMRMEMIRYGEMAQACYDAFDFDPFSKYCGSCRFTPHNFFSSLEMPRVGYTVTRYLYATANINLPNFFKHSRWSKMWSKHANWAGYVAVSDDAMTSRLGRRDIVIAWRGTVTCLEWVADLMDFLKPICSNGISCPDETVKVESGFVDLYTDKEESCGYCKFSAREQVLTEVKRLLEIYSEEEVSITITGHSLGSALAILSAYDLVETGVNVMRDSRGVAVTVMSFSGPRVGNVRFKERLERLGVKVLRVVNVHDVVPKAPGVLFNEKLPAAVMKVAEGLPWSYSHVGVELALDHMKSPFLNPNGDAVCAHNLEALLHLLDGYHGKGERFVLASGRDPALVNKGCDFLKDHHMIPPNWRQDANKGMMRSNDGRWIQPERPNLDLHPQDMHHHLTQLGLTNSSHA; translated from the exons ATGGCCATGGCTGGTCCTTCAATCTCAAACATGTTCTTTCCCTTCCCCAAAACGCGCCAACTTACCTTCCCATTACCCCGATCCAGATTCCAAACACCTCTCACACGAACCCAAAACTCAATCAAACTAGCCACACGTGAGAACTCCTCAAGCTCCACCGTTAGAGACCAAGAACAGGAGGAAGCAACAACGCATCACACGCATAACCACAACTACAAACCAAAGCTAGAGGAACACCTCAAGCGCCTCCCTGAAGCCTGGCGCCAAATCCAAGGAGAGGACGACTGGGCCGGGCTTCTGGAGCCCATGGACCCGCTCATGCGGATGGAAATGATCCGCTACGGCGAGATGGCCCAGGCCTGCTACGACGCCTTCGACTTCGACCCCTTCTCCAAGTACTGCGGCAGCTGCAGGTTCACGCCCCACAACTTCTTCTCCTCCCTCGAAATGCCACGCGTCGGCTACACCGTCACGCGCTACCTTTACGCAACCGCCAACATCAACCTCCCTAACTTCTTCAAGCACTCGCGCTGGTCTAAGATGTGGAGCAAGCACGCCAATTGGGCGGGCTACGTCGCAGTTTCCGACGACGCCATGACCAGCCGTCTCGGCAGACGCGACATCGTCATAGCGTGGCGCGGCACAGTCACGTGCCTCGAGTGGGTGGCGGACCTCATGGATTTCCTGAAACCAATCTGCTCAAACGGGATCTCATGTCCTGATGAGACGGTGAAGGTGGAGTCAGGATTTGTAGATCTTTACACGGATAAAGAAGAGAGTTGCGGTTACTGCAAGTTCTCGGCGCGGGAACAGGTTTTGACGGAGGTGAAGAGATTGCTGGAGATTTATAGCGAGGAGGAAGTGAGCATTACGATAACAGGGCATAGTTTGGGGAGTGCGTTGGCGATTTTGAGCGCGTATGATCTTGTGGAGACTGGAGTGAATGTTATGAGGGATAGTAGGGGTGTGGCGGTTACGGTGATGTCGTTTTCGGGGCCGCGGGTGGGGAACGTGAGGTTTAAGGAGAGGTTGGAGAGGCTGGGGGTGAAGGTGTTGAGGGTGGTGAACGTGCATGATGTAGTGCCGAAGGCTCCCGGAGTTTTGTTTAACGAGAAGTTGCCGGCGGCGGTGATGAAGGTGGCTGAGGGGCTGCCATGGAGCTACTCGCACGTTGGGGTGGAGCTGGCGCTTGACCACATGAAATCGCCGTTTCTGAATCCCAATGGTGATGCAGTCTGTGCCCATAACTTGGAAGCTCTTCTGCATCTTCTGGACGG ATACCATGGAAAGGGTGAAAGATTCGTGCTAGCGAGTGGAAGAGATCCAGCACTGGTGAATAAAGGATGTGACTTCCTGAAAGACCATCACATGATTCCACCAAACTGGAGGCAAGATGCGAACAAGGGCATGATGAGGAGCAATGATGGACGCTGGATTCAGCCTGAACGACCAAACCTTGACCTTCATCCTCAAGATATGCATCACCATCTCACCCAACTCGGTCTCACCAATTCATCTCATGCATGA
- the LOC108326338 gene encoding glutathione reductase, chloroplastic isoform X1 codes for MATSLSFSPSLSLNTLFFNKTLPFPRSSLLRRPFSKSLIPIFTRRCTFAVRAQSQNGADAVAVHYDFDLFTIGAGSGGVRAARFAANNGASVAICELPFSTVASETTGGVGGTCVIRGCVPKKLLVYASKFSHEFEESHGFGWSYDSEPKHDWSSLIANKNAELQRLTGIYKNILNNAGVKLIEGHGKIIDAHTVDVNGKQYSAKHILVAAGGRPFIPDIPGKEYAIDSDIALDLPSQPGKIAIVGGGYIALEFAGIFNGLKSDVHLFIRKKKVLRGFDEEIRDFIGEQISLRGIEIHPEESPQAITKSADGSFTLKTNKGTMNGFSHIMFATGRRPNTKNIGLESAGVKLAKDGAIEVDEYSQTSVPSIWAVGDVTNRINLTPVALMEAGALVKTLFQDSPTKPDYRAVPAAVFSQPPIGQVGLTEEQALQQYGDIDIFTADFRPLKSTLSGLPDRVFMKVVVSAKTNEVLGLHMCGEDAPEIIQGFAIAIKAGLTKADFDATVGVHPSAAEEFVTMRTPTRRIRKSQSSEGKSGSVKAAAGV; via the exons ATGGCAACTTCGCTCTCTTTTTCGCCATCGCTCTCTCTCAACACTCTCTTCTTCAACAAAACGCTTCCATTTCCTCGCTCTTCTTTACTCCGCCGCCCTTTCTCCAAATccctaattccaattttcacgcGCCGCTGCACCTTCGCCGTGCGCGCCCAATCTCAAAACGGAGCTGATGCTGTCGCCGTCCACTACGACTTTGACCTCTTCACCATCGGCGCAGGAAGCGGCGGCGTCCGAGCCGCTCGCTTCGCCGCGAATAACGGTGCTTCTGTTGCTATCTGCGAGCTCCCTTTCTCCACCGTCGCTTCCGAAACCACTGGAGGCGTCGGCGGAAC CTGTGTAATACGGGGATGCGTGCCAAAGAAGTTGCTTGTTTATGCATCAAAATTTTCTCATGAGTTTGAAGAAAGTCATGGTTTTGGCTGGAGTTATGACAGTGAGCCCAAGCATGATTGGAGTAGTTTGATAGCTAATAAAAATGCTGAGTTGCAGCGTCTTACTGGCATCTACAAGAATATCTTGAACAATGCTGGGGTCAAGCTGATCGAAGGGCATGGAAAG ATTATAGATGCTCACACGGTTGACGTTAATGGTAAGCAATATTCAGCCAAACACATTTTAGTTGCCGCTGGAGGTCGTCCCTTCATTCCTGATATTCCTGGGAAGGAATACGCAATAGATTCAGATATTGCCCTTGATTTACCATCACAACCTGGGAAAATAGCTATTGTTGGCGGTGGTTACATTGCCTTGGAGTTTGCTGGTATCTTCAATGGTTTGAAAAGCGACGTTCATCTCTTTATACGGAAAAAGAAGGTTCTGAGGGGATTTGATGAAGAG ATTAGAGATTTTATTGGAGAACAAATATCTCTGAGAGGTATTGAAATCCATCCTGAGGAGTCTCCCCAAGCTATTACGAAGTCAGCTGATGGTTCATTCACTTTAAAAACCAACAAAGGTACAATGAATGGTTTCTCACATATTATGTTTGCTACTGGACGAAGACCTAATACTAAG AACATAGGGCTGGAGTCTGCTGGTGTGAAACTAGCTAAAGATGGAGCAATAGAG GTTGATGAATACTCTCAAACATCAGTTCCTTCAATCTGGGCAGTTGGAGATGTTACAAACAGAATAAATCTGACCCCAGTTGCTTTGATGGAGGCAGGGGCATTAGTTAAAACACTGTTTCAGGATAGCCCAACAAAACCTGATTATAG AGCTGTTCCTGCCGCTGTATTTTCTCAACCACCAATTGGACAAGTTGGTCTTACTGAAGAACAG GCTTTACAACAGTATGGAGATATTGACATCTTCACTGCAGATTTTAGGCCACTGAAATCTACTCTCTCTGGGCTTCCTGACCGGGTGTTTATGAAAGTAGTAGTCTCTGCAAAAACAAATGAAGTTTTGGGTCTGCATATGTGTGGAGAAGATGCTCCTGAAATTATACAG GGGTTTGCAATTGCTATTAAAGCTGGCTTAACCAAGGCTGACTTTGATGCCACAGTAGGCGTTCACCCAAGTGCAGCTGAGGAATTTGTTACCATGAGGACTCCTACTAGGAGGATTCGAAAGAGTCAATCATCTGAG GGAAAGTCGGGTTCTGTAAAAGCTGCAGCAGGAGTTTAA
- the LOC108325354 gene encoding phospholipase A1-Igamma1, chloroplastic isoform X2 has translation MAMAGPSISNMFFPFPKTRQLTFPLPRSRFQTPLTRTQNSIKLATRENSSSSTVRDQEQEEATTHHTHNHNYKPKLEEHLKRLPEAWRQIQGEDDWAGLLEPMDPLMRMEMIRYGEMAQACYDAFDFDPFSKYCGSCRFTPHNFFSSLEMPRVGYTVTRYLYATANINLPNFFKHSRWSKMWSKHANWAGYVAVSDDAMTSRLGRRDIVIAWRGTVTCLEWVADLMDFLKPICSNGISCPDETVKVESGFVDLYTDKEESCGYCKFSAREQVLTEVKRLLEIYSEEEVSITITGHSLGSALAILSAYDLVETGVNVMRDSRGVAVTVMSFSGPRVGNVRFKERLERLGVKVLRVVNVHDVVPKAPGVLFNEKLPAAVMKVAEGLPWSYSHVGVELALDHMKSPFLNPNGDAVCAHNLEALLHLLDGSPFSIGSVE, from the exons ATGGCCATGGCTGGTCCTTCAATCTCAAACATGTTCTTTCCCTTCCCCAAAACGCGCCAACTTACCTTCCCATTACCCCGATCCAGATTCCAAACACCTCTCACACGAACCCAAAACTCAATCAAACTAGCCACACGTGAGAACTCCTCAAGCTCCACCGTTAGAGACCAAGAACAGGAGGAAGCAACAACGCATCACACGCATAACCACAACTACAAACCAAAGCTAGAGGAACACCTCAAGCGCCTCCCTGAAGCCTGGCGCCAAATCCAAGGAGAGGACGACTGGGCCGGGCTTCTGGAGCCCATGGACCCGCTCATGCGGATGGAAATGATCCGCTACGGCGAGATGGCCCAGGCCTGCTACGACGCCTTCGACTTCGACCCCTTCTCCAAGTACTGCGGCAGCTGCAGGTTCACGCCCCACAACTTCTTCTCCTCCCTCGAAATGCCACGCGTCGGCTACACCGTCACGCGCTACCTTTACGCAACCGCCAACATCAACCTCCCTAACTTCTTCAAGCACTCGCGCTGGTCTAAGATGTGGAGCAAGCACGCCAATTGGGCGGGCTACGTCGCAGTTTCCGACGACGCCATGACCAGCCGTCTCGGCAGACGCGACATCGTCATAGCGTGGCGCGGCACAGTCACGTGCCTCGAGTGGGTGGCGGACCTCATGGATTTCCTGAAACCAATCTGCTCAAACGGGATCTCATGTCCTGATGAGACGGTGAAGGTGGAGTCAGGATTTGTAGATCTTTACACGGATAAAGAAGAGAGTTGCGGTTACTGCAAGTTCTCGGCGCGGGAACAGGTTTTGACGGAGGTGAAGAGATTGCTGGAGATTTATAGCGAGGAGGAAGTGAGCATTACGATAACAGGGCATAGTTTGGGGAGTGCGTTGGCGATTTTGAGCGCGTATGATCTTGTGGAGACTGGAGTGAATGTTATGAGGGATAGTAGGGGTGTGGCGGTTACGGTGATGTCGTTTTCGGGGCCGCGGGTGGGGAACGTGAGGTTTAAGGAGAGGTTGGAGAGGCTGGGGGTGAAGGTGTTGAGGGTGGTGAACGTGCATGATGTAGTGCCGAAGGCTCCCGGAGTTTTGTTTAACGAGAAGTTGCCGGCGGCGGTGATGAAGGTGGCTGAGGGGCTGCCATGGAGCTACTCGCACGTTGGGGTGGAGCTGGCGCTTGACCACATGAAATCGCCGTTTCTGAATCCCAATGGTGATGCAGTCTGTGCCCATAACTTGGAAGCTCTTCTGCATCTTCTGGACGG GTCTCCTTTCTCGATCGGTTCAGTGGAATGA
- the LOC108326496 gene encoding probable galacturonosyltransferase 6 isoform X1 — MSKIRRCQRIFILSLLSLSVVAPLVFVSHRLNLLTPLGRREFLEELYRAAYRTDTLKLNAVEQEDAEELDEPNQVVYTEKDFVSTIGYDSENNHDSNESRNAGYRGATLEINGFNQHGKEHQGTQQNDLSFTSQGRNIHDSQRLLEKNIEVTTKKVQEIKNQLNLAKAYLKIAPPSSNLRLRDLERLSREMELVVGEATQDSDLSMSALQKMRHMEASLSKVYRAFPDCSNMAAKLNTMKRQVEEQVRSQRHQATYLVHLAARTAPKGIHCLSMQLTAEYFALRPEERKLPNENNIHRTELYHYAVFSDNVLACAAVVNSTISSAKEQGKLVFHVLTKSLNLPAISMWFLINPPGKATVHVQSIDNFEWLSKDNSFLESNSSDPRYTSELNYLRFYLPDIFPALNRVVLFDHDVVVQQDLSALWNMDMKGNVIGAVGTCQEGKIPFHRIDMFLNFSDPLIGKRFDINACTWAFGMNLFDLQQWRRHNLTAVYHNYLRMGLSSVGSLPLGWLTFYNKTELLNRQWHILGLGYSSDVDRNEIERAAVIHYDGLRKPWLDIAMGRYKSFWTKYVNYDNHFLQRCNLQA, encoded by the exons ATGAGCAAAATCCGTCGCTGCCAGAGGATTTTCAtcctctctcttctctctctctccgtCGTCGCTCCCCTCGTCTTCGTCTCTCACCGCCTCAACCTTCTCACTCCTCTCG GAAGAAGAGAGTTTCTCGAAGAGTTATATCGCGCT gCATACAGGACGGATACTTTGAAGTTAAATGCTGTAGAACAG GAAGATGCTGAAGAATTAGATGAACCAAATCAAGTTGTTTATACGGAAAAAGATTTTGTTTCAACAATTGGTTACGATTCAGAAAACAATCATGATTCTAACGAATCTAGAAATGCGGGATACAGAGGCGCCACTTTGGAAATAAATG GTTTCAATCAACACGGAAAAGAACACCAGGGAACTCAGCAGAATGATTTATCCTTCACGTCTCAAGGTAGGAATATACATGATTCACAGAGACTGTTAGAGAAGAATATTGAAGTAACAACCAAGAAGGTTCAAGAGATTAAGAATCAACTTAATTTAGCCAAGGCATACTTGAAAATTGCACCACCAAGCAGCAATTTGCGCTTGAGAGATTTGGAGCGGCTATCAAGAGAGATGGAATTAGTAGTTGGTGAAGCCACCCAGGATTCAGATCTGTCAATGAG TGCTTTGCAGAAAATGAGACACATGGAAGCTTCACTGTCTAAAGTCTACCGTGCTTTTCCTGACTGTTCTAATATGGCTGCCAAGCTCAATACAATGAAGCGTCAGGTTGAAGAGCAAGTCCGTTCTCAGCGACATCAAGCAACATATCTTGTACATCTTGCTGCAAGGACTGCTCCAAAAGGCATTCATTGTCTTTCTATGCAGTTGACTGCAGAGTACTTTGCATTGAGGCCAGAGGAGAGAAAACTtccaaatgaaaataatattcatcGCACAGAACTTTATCATTATGCTGTCTTCTCTGACAATGTTCTGGCATGTGCAGCAGTTGTTAACTCTACTATCTCATCTGCCAAG GAACAGGGGAAACTTGTTTTCCATGTATTGACCAAATCACTCAACTTACCAGCAATCTCAATGTGGTTCTTGATAAATCCTCCTGGGAAAGCTACAGTCCACGTACAGAGCATAGACAACTTTGAATGGTTGTCCAAGGACAATTCCTTCCTGGAAAGTAACTCCAGCGATCCAAGATACACCTCTGAATTGAACTACCTACGTTTCTATCTTCCGGACATTTTTCCTGCTCTAAATAGGGTTGTGCTCTTTGATCATGATGTGGTGGTACAACAAGATCTCAGTGCACTGTGGAATATGGATATGAAGGGAAACGTAATTGGAGCAGTTGGAACTTGTCAAGAAGGAAAAATCCCATTTCATAGGATTGACATGTTCTTAAACTTTTCAGATCCATTAATTGGAAAGAGGTTTGATATCAATGCTTGCACATGGGCATTTGGGATGAATTTGTTTGATTTGCAACAGTGGAGGAGACACAATTTAACTGCTGTCTATCACAATTATTTGCGAATG GGGTTGTCGAGCGTTGGAAGTCTACCTTTAGGCTGGCTCACTTTCTATAACAAGACAGAGTTGTTGAATAGACAGTGGCATATTCTTGGCCTTGGTTATAGTTCAGATGTCGATCGAAATGAGATTGAGCGGGCTGCCGTTATACACTATGATGGTCTTAGGAAGCCGTGGTTGGATATTGCCATGGGCAGATACAAAAGTTTTTGGACCAAATATGTGAATTATGACAACCATTTTTTGCAACGGTGCAATCTCCAGGCATAG
- the LOC108326496 gene encoding probable galacturonosyltransferase 6 isoform X2 — MSKIRRCQRIFILSLLSLSVVAPLVFVSHRLNLLTPLGRREFLEELYRAAYRTDTLKLNAVEQEDAEELDEPNQVVYTEKDFVSTIGYDSENNHDSNESRNAGYRGATLEINGFNQHGKEHQGTQQNDLSFTSQGRNIHDSQRLLEKNIEVTTKKVQEIKNQLNLAKAYLKIAPPSSNLRLRDLERLSREMELVVGEATQDSDLSMSALQKMRHMEASLSKVYRAFPDCSNMAAKLNTMKRQVEEQVRSQRHQATYLVHLAARTAPKGIHCLSMQLTAEYFALRPEERKLPNENNIHRTELYHYAVFSDNVLACAAVVNSTISSAKGKLVFHVLTKSLNLPAISMWFLINPPGKATVHVQSIDNFEWLSKDNSFLESNSSDPRYTSELNYLRFYLPDIFPALNRVVLFDHDVVVQQDLSALWNMDMKGNVIGAVGTCQEGKIPFHRIDMFLNFSDPLIGKRFDINACTWAFGMNLFDLQQWRRHNLTAVYHNYLRMGLSSVGSLPLGWLTFYNKTELLNRQWHILGLGYSSDVDRNEIERAAVIHYDGLRKPWLDIAMGRYKSFWTKYVNYDNHFLQRCNLQA, encoded by the exons ATGAGCAAAATCCGTCGCTGCCAGAGGATTTTCAtcctctctcttctctctctctccgtCGTCGCTCCCCTCGTCTTCGTCTCTCACCGCCTCAACCTTCTCACTCCTCTCG GAAGAAGAGAGTTTCTCGAAGAGTTATATCGCGCT gCATACAGGACGGATACTTTGAAGTTAAATGCTGTAGAACAG GAAGATGCTGAAGAATTAGATGAACCAAATCAAGTTGTTTATACGGAAAAAGATTTTGTTTCAACAATTGGTTACGATTCAGAAAACAATCATGATTCTAACGAATCTAGAAATGCGGGATACAGAGGCGCCACTTTGGAAATAAATG GTTTCAATCAACACGGAAAAGAACACCAGGGAACTCAGCAGAATGATTTATCCTTCACGTCTCAAGGTAGGAATATACATGATTCACAGAGACTGTTAGAGAAGAATATTGAAGTAACAACCAAGAAGGTTCAAGAGATTAAGAATCAACTTAATTTAGCCAAGGCATACTTGAAAATTGCACCACCAAGCAGCAATTTGCGCTTGAGAGATTTGGAGCGGCTATCAAGAGAGATGGAATTAGTAGTTGGTGAAGCCACCCAGGATTCAGATCTGTCAATGAG TGCTTTGCAGAAAATGAGACACATGGAAGCTTCACTGTCTAAAGTCTACCGTGCTTTTCCTGACTGTTCTAATATGGCTGCCAAGCTCAATACAATGAAGCGTCAGGTTGAAGAGCAAGTCCGTTCTCAGCGACATCAAGCAACATATCTTGTACATCTTGCTGCAAGGACTGCTCCAAAAGGCATTCATTGTCTTTCTATGCAGTTGACTGCAGAGTACTTTGCATTGAGGCCAGAGGAGAGAAAACTtccaaatgaaaataatattcatcGCACAGAACTTTATCATTATGCTGTCTTCTCTGACAATGTTCTGGCATGTGCAGCAGTTGTTAACTCTACTATCTCATCTGCCAAG GGGAAACTTGTTTTCCATGTATTGACCAAATCACTCAACTTACCAGCAATCTCAATGTGGTTCTTGATAAATCCTCCTGGGAAAGCTACAGTCCACGTACAGAGCATAGACAACTTTGAATGGTTGTCCAAGGACAATTCCTTCCTGGAAAGTAACTCCAGCGATCCAAGATACACCTCTGAATTGAACTACCTACGTTTCTATCTTCCGGACATTTTTCCTGCTCTAAATAGGGTTGTGCTCTTTGATCATGATGTGGTGGTACAACAAGATCTCAGTGCACTGTGGAATATGGATATGAAGGGAAACGTAATTGGAGCAGTTGGAACTTGTCAAGAAGGAAAAATCCCATTTCATAGGATTGACATGTTCTTAAACTTTTCAGATCCATTAATTGGAAAGAGGTTTGATATCAATGCTTGCACATGGGCATTTGGGATGAATTTGTTTGATTTGCAACAGTGGAGGAGACACAATTTAACTGCTGTCTATCACAATTATTTGCGAATG GGGTTGTCGAGCGTTGGAAGTCTACCTTTAGGCTGGCTCACTTTCTATAACAAGACAGAGTTGTTGAATAGACAGTGGCATATTCTTGGCCTTGGTTATAGTTCAGATGTCGATCGAAATGAGATTGAGCGGGCTGCCGTTATACACTATGATGGTCTTAGGAAGCCGTGGTTGGATATTGCCATGGGCAGATACAAAAGTTTTTGGACCAAATATGTGAATTATGACAACCATTTTTTGCAACGGTGCAATCTCCAGGCATAG